A genome region from Natronosalvus rutilus includes the following:
- a CDS encoding universal stress protein, with protein MERPLVVTDSSDAVVEVIREAGELAAAADVPLLVLTVVTESEYEKDVDVLGTIDQIERSGFEPDPGEYAEKVAQTAINDLLSDLALETEAVGKYVEDDGDRADAILDVAAANDCDYVFLLGRKRSPTGKALFGDTAQSVILNFDGYVVTMAE; from the coding sequence ATGGAACGACCACTCGTGGTGACGGACTCGAGCGACGCAGTCGTCGAGGTCATCCGTGAGGCCGGCGAACTCGCGGCTGCGGCCGACGTGCCGTTGCTCGTCCTGACCGTCGTAACCGAATCGGAGTACGAGAAGGACGTCGACGTACTCGGCACGATCGATCAGATCGAACGTTCGGGTTTCGAACCGGATCCCGGAGAATACGCGGAAAAAGTCGCCCAGACCGCGATCAACGACCTCCTCTCGGATCTCGCCCTCGAGACGGAAGCGGTTGGCAAGTACGTGGAAGACGACGGTGACCGGGCCGACGCGATTCTCGACGTCGCGGCGGCGAACGACTGCGATTACGTCTTCCTCCTGGGACGCAAACGAAGCCCGACCGGAAAGGCACTGTTCGGGGACACGGCCCAGTCGGTCATCCTCAACTTCGACGGCTACGTCGTCACGATGGCTGAGTGA
- a CDS encoding IclR family transcriptional regulator, with the protein MNQEALPSSGRVQATHLSLEILDEIRHRDGAGVTELATHFDRSKSTIHSHLRTLAGEGYLVNEDGFYTVGLRALQLGGHARVKHPLYRMAKDEVDELARETGETAKIVVEEGGKGVYLYQARSKQAVTTDSHVGTHVFLHSTAVGKAILAYMDESEREAILDEYGLPRVTPNTVTDRGALTARLEDIRERGFAFDDGERIEGLRCVAAPIKSDEEVLGSISVSGPKKRIDEETFRSTLPELVRDTARVIEINVIYS; encoded by the coding sequence ATGAACCAAGAAGCCCTCCCATCCAGCGGCCGGGTGCAAGCGACGCACCTTTCGCTCGAGATCCTGGACGAGATCCGTCACCGGGACGGAGCCGGCGTGACCGAACTCGCCACCCACTTCGATCGGTCGAAGAGCACGATTCACAGCCACCTGCGGACGCTCGCTGGCGAGGGATACCTGGTCAACGAGGACGGGTTCTACACCGTCGGCCTTCGAGCCCTCCAGCTGGGCGGTCACGCCAGGGTCAAGCATCCCCTCTACAGGATGGCGAAAGACGAAGTGGACGAACTCGCGAGAGAGACGGGAGAAACGGCCAAGATCGTCGTCGAGGAGGGCGGCAAAGGCGTCTACCTCTATCAGGCCCGGTCGAAGCAGGCGGTTACGACCGACTCTCACGTGGGAACGCACGTGTTCCTGCACTCGACGGCCGTCGGAAAAGCGATTCTCGCTTACATGGACGAATCGGAACGGGAGGCCATCCTCGACGAGTACGGACTTCCCAGAGTCACCCCGAACACGGTCACCGATCGAGGCGCGCTCACGGCCCGACTCGAGGACATCCGGGAGCGTGGCTTTGCGTTCGATGATGGCGAACGCATCGAAGGACTTCGGTGCGTCGCTGCCCCGATCAAATCGGACGAGGAGGTTCTGGGGTCGATCAGCGTCTCCGGTCCGAAAAAACGAATCGACGAGGAAACCTTCCGGTCCACGCTCCCGGAACTGGTACGGGATACTGCCCGCGTCATCGAAATCAACGTAATCTACTCATAA
- a CDS encoding dihydrodipicolinate synthase family protein, translating into MATAYGDLRESLQSVAFTTPTPFSADRDRVLHKKIEQNARTLYDAGARTFIPCGNTGEYYSLSQDERIDVIRSTVDALPDDATVVGGVGGSAKNAVELIEAYEAAGVDAVMVMYPRHTYIHEQGLIEYYRTLTAATDLGIVLYKRGDLLSETVLDELSTIDNVVAVKYAVNDVKLFSRLVQTVSGDVEWLNGVAERYALAYAIEGADGFTTGIGNFVPKPVLALDEALSAGDWGRARQLKNALRPFEDFREEHGGGSAFSSAKNVPVVKYGQELQGMAGGPVREPLVELSSDDRDRVERYLERLESQNESTSLEA; encoded by the coding sequence ATGGCTACCGCATACGGTGACTTACGCGAGAGTTTGCAAAGCGTAGCGTTCACGACACCGACCCCGTTTAGTGCCGATCGTGATCGAGTACTCCACAAGAAAATCGAGCAAAACGCTCGGACGCTCTACGACGCCGGGGCTCGAACGTTCATCCCCTGTGGAAACACAGGCGAGTACTACTCGCTCTCCCAGGACGAACGAATCGACGTGATCCGGTCGACGGTCGACGCCCTCCCCGACGACGCGACGGTCGTCGGTGGCGTCGGCGGCAGCGCGAAGAACGCCGTCGAACTGATCGAGGCGTACGAAGCGGCCGGAGTCGACGCCGTCATGGTCATGTACCCGAGACACACCTACATCCACGAGCAGGGGTTGATCGAGTACTACCGCACGCTCACAGCGGCCACGGACCTCGGAATCGTCCTGTACAAGCGCGGCGACCTGCTCAGCGAGACGGTGCTCGACGAACTCTCGACGATCGACAACGTCGTTGCCGTGAAGTACGCCGTCAACGACGTCAAATTGTTCTCCCGGCTGGTCCAGACGGTCTCGGGAGACGTCGAGTGGCTCAACGGCGTGGCCGAGCGATACGCACTCGCGTACGCCATCGAGGGTGCCGACGGGTTCACCACCGGAATCGGGAACTTCGTCCCGAAACCAGTTCTGGCGCTCGACGAGGCGCTCTCGGCCGGCGACTGGGGTCGCGCCAGACAGCTCAAGAACGCGCTCCGACCGTTCGAAGATTTCAGGGAAGAACACGGCGGCGGGTCCGCGTTCAGTTCGGCGAAGAACGTACCGGTGGTGAAGTACGGACAGGAGTTACAGGGAATGGCCGGCGGTCCCGTCCGCGAACCTCTCGTCGAACTCTCGAGCGACGATCGCGATCGCGTCGAACGGTACCTCGAACGACTCGAGAGCCAGAACGAGTCGACCTCTCTCGAGGCGTAA
- a CDS encoding HEAT repeat domain-containing protein, with the protein MSSKDRRERAEAVRTAVESNPEAVDVDELADLLVSKSREARRTAFEAYQALVSDRPSVADDVGARLETHLTDDAADVRERAALTTAAFADEHSGVVDGLVPALRSIGIDPAEPGREAAIVAIAKLAHVRPASITPAVDALVAICDDPVSTPASARDEGGGPGKSDAAAALQPERERRDQARLHAIAALTLLAADDPAAVRSAAPSIASLLEDDHHLIRAGACEVLEDLATAYPASVEPFTPELAERAATDTKHPVPWRAADALVALDAERAECVGEAVAPFASDLSRFLESSDADRRRAGVALVADAALARPESLESMRPTLRDLLSDDDAFVRMNAVIGLGAAGTDSDRATVADLADSDPDERVRETAIRVCGRFDGSPGSE; encoded by the coding sequence ATGTCGTCGAAAGATCGCAGGGAGCGCGCCGAGGCGGTTCGTACCGCCGTCGAGTCGAACCCGGAGGCGGTCGACGTCGACGAACTCGCCGATCTCCTCGTGTCCAAATCCAGGGAGGCCCGCCGGACCGCGTTCGAGGCCTATCAGGCCCTCGTCTCGGACCGACCGTCGGTCGCCGACGACGTCGGTGCCCGCCTCGAGACCCACCTCACTGACGACGCGGCCGACGTTCGCGAGCGAGCGGCGTTGACGACTGCCGCGTTCGCCGACGAACATTCTGGCGTCGTCGACGGGTTGGTCCCTGCGCTCAGATCGATCGGCATCGATCCGGCCGAGCCCGGGCGAGAGGCGGCCATCGTCGCTATCGCAAAACTCGCACACGTGCGGCCCGCATCGATCACCCCTGCAGTCGATGCCCTCGTCGCAATCTGTGACGATCCGGTTTCCACACCCGCGTCGGCTCGAGACGAAGGTGGCGGCCCCGGTAAATCGGACGCGGCGGCGGCACTACAGCCGGAACGAGAGCGACGCGATCAGGCGCGCCTCCACGCGATCGCGGCGCTCACACTGCTCGCCGCCGACGATCCGGCAGCCGTCCGATCCGCCGCGCCGTCGATCGCCTCCCTCCTCGAGGACGACCACCACCTGATTCGCGCCGGCGCCTGCGAGGTGCTCGAGGACCTCGCGACGGCGTATCCGGCGTCCGTCGAGCCGTTCACACCCGAGCTGGCCGAACGGGCGGCTACTGACACGAAACACCCAGTTCCGTGGCGCGCGGCGGATGCTCTCGTCGCCCTCGACGCCGAACGAGCCGAGTGCGTCGGTGAGGCGGTGGCCCCGTTCGCGAGCGACCTGTCCCGATTTCTCGAGTCGTCGGACGCCGATCGGCGGCGGGCGGGCGTCGCGTTGGTCGCCGACGCGGCGTTGGCTCGGCCGGAATCACTCGAGTCGATGCGCCCGACGCTTCGAGACTTGCTCTCGGACGACGACGCGTTCGTCCGGATGAATGCAGTAATTGGCCTCGGCGCCGCCGGGACCGATAGCGATCGGGCGACCGTCGCCGACCTCGCCGACTCGGACCCTGACGAACGGGTTCGAGAGACCGCTATCCGCGTCTGTGGACGGTTCGACGGGTCACCTGGAAGCGAGTAG
- a CDS encoding M14 family zinc carboxypeptidase produces the protein MTKASVDTMTYEEAVERIPDDPNLEFWVGSLEALEDQLRSLEHGSIAKLPDSAGGRPVRLVTYGAFEEPESRANFNSAVASRDPTNYADRERREKPVVCFVGPVHGHEVEGLTGLCSLLSILETGRDLRGRAQPTLRELTDECRVVILPCGNPDGLARFEPDSLQGLTLADLEFWGQGTWADDRLIGWPDAKQLHPMTGDDVGFLGCYFNDDGVNPMHDEPFAPMGVEAPAILDVVRREAPDVTVSLHSHGYPPTLHRPQFVPLQKQADSRSIHRAYNTLLADLDVPRLYLHDVTGESGRPGPYFNLVSAAYHVSGTTGVLHECPHGLSGDDVFQINHEGILDVQLALYEAILRHAVDPVEPAES, from the coding sequence ATGACGAAGGCCAGCGTCGACACGATGACGTACGAGGAGGCCGTCGAACGAATCCCCGACGACCCCAATCTCGAGTTCTGGGTCGGAAGCCTCGAGGCGCTCGAGGATCAGTTGCGGTCGCTCGAGCACGGGTCGATCGCGAAACTCCCCGATTCGGCCGGCGGTCGACCGGTTCGGCTGGTCACCTACGGGGCGTTCGAGGAACCCGAGTCGCGGGCGAACTTCAACTCGGCCGTCGCCTCCCGGGATCCGACGAACTACGCCGACAGAGAGCGGCGCGAAAAGCCCGTCGTCTGCTTCGTCGGTCCCGTTCACGGCCACGAGGTCGAGGGGCTGACCGGACTCTGTAGCCTGCTGTCGATCCTCGAGACGGGCCGGGACCTGCGGGGACGAGCACAGCCGACCCTCCGCGAGCTCACCGACGAGTGTCGGGTCGTGATCCTCCCGTGTGGGAACCCCGACGGGCTCGCTCGATTCGAACCGGACTCGTTACAAGGGCTCACGCTGGCTGACCTCGAGTTCTGGGGGCAGGGAACGTGGGCCGACGACCGCCTCATCGGGTGGCCCGACGCGAAACAGCTACACCCGATGACGGGCGACGACGTCGGCTTCCTCGGGTGTTACTTCAACGACGACGGGGTCAACCCGATGCACGACGAGCCCTTCGCTCCGATGGGGGTCGAAGCGCCGGCAATTCTCGACGTCGTTCGCCGGGAAGCGCCGGACGTGACGGTGTCGCTCCACAGCCACGGCTACCCGCCGACGCTGCACCGACCGCAGTTCGTCCCCCTGCAAAAACAGGCGGATTCCCGCTCGATTCATCGGGCGTACAATACGCTCCTCGCGGACCTCGACGTTCCCCGGCTGTACCTCCACGACGTCACCGGCGAATCCGGGCGCCCGGGGCCGTACTTCAATCTCGTGAGCGCGGCGTACCACGTCAGCGGCACGACCGGCGTGCTCCACGAGTGCCCGCACGGTCTCTCCGGCGACGACGTGTTTCAGATTAACCACGAGGGCATCCTGGACGTGCAACTCGCCCTCTACGAGGCAATCCTTCGGCACGCGGTCGACCCGGTCGAACCAGCTGAATCGTAG
- a CDS encoding Rid family detoxifying hydrolase yields MEEISTDDAPASIGPYSQAMVHGDTVYVSGQGPANPESREVEVDDIQDQTAQTLENIGAILEAAGTSLDNVIKANVYVTDMDNYDAVNEVYAEYMSEPFPARCAVEVSDLPIDIGVEIEVVAAT; encoded by the coding sequence ATGGAAGAGATCAGTACAGACGATGCGCCCGCCAGTATCGGCCCGTACTCACAGGCAATGGTCCACGGCGACACGGTCTACGTCTCCGGACAGGGGCCAGCGAACCCCGAATCGAGGGAAGTCGAGGTCGACGACATCCAGGACCAGACGGCCCAGACCCTCGAAAACATCGGTGCCATCCTGGAGGCGGCGGGGACGTCGCTCGACAACGTGATCAAGGCCAACGTGTACGTCACCGACATGGACAACTACGACGCGGTCAACGAGGTGTACGCCGAGTACATGTCCGAACCGTTCCCGGCGCGATGTGCGGTCGAGGTGTCCGACCTCCCGATCGACATCGGCGTCGAAATCGAAGTCGTCGCGGCGACGTAG
- a CDS encoding ABC transporter permease produces MKHTDETATDGGEQLSDDQLFGQLAEADRVQLSRRERFGLLLDAYVLTPGRVAWSDWRTRIGILVISLFLLTGLAAKVSTSNWWILEDVTIVESPATNQAPTNHQPFDGGFAAITEEGGWIDTTASFPWVEFNAPLGSTNYGEPIGRQLIHSTPDMIEMVVAGAFVSVGLAILIGITAGYKGGKIDSVLMSITDIVMTMPAIPLVIVIAAIYPPREAWLVGVILAIDAWPGLARALRSQVLTLREESYVEASRTMGIPSTTILSRDITPQLMPYILINAAQAGRSVIFESVALYFLGVLPFTTANWGIMMDTAYSEGFALVNMANFYQIFWPMMAVVIISFGLILFSQGMDRVFNPRIRARHSKKVGTGGEDQEH; encoded by the coding sequence GTGAAGCATACTGACGAAACGGCAACGGACGGTGGCGAACAGCTCAGCGACGATCAGTTATTCGGCCAACTCGCCGAGGCCGACAGAGTGCAACTCTCACGGAGAGAACGGTTCGGATTGCTCCTCGACGCGTACGTGCTCACGCCCGGCCGTGTCGCCTGGAGCGACTGGCGGACCCGTATCGGCATCCTCGTCATCTCGCTGTTCTTACTCACGGGACTTGCCGCGAAGGTATCGACCTCGAACTGGTGGATCCTGGAAGACGTGACGATCGTCGAGTCGCCGGCAACGAACCAGGCGCCGACGAATCACCAGCCGTTCGACGGCGGGTTCGCTGCGATCACGGAAGAGGGCGGCTGGATCGATACGACCGCGTCGTTTCCGTGGGTCGAATTCAACGCACCCCTGGGATCGACCAACTACGGCGAACCGATCGGCCGACAGTTGATCCACTCGACGCCGGACATGATCGAGATGGTCGTGGCGGGCGCGTTCGTTTCCGTCGGCCTCGCGATACTGATCGGCATCACGGCCGGCTACAAGGGCGGCAAGATCGACTCCGTGCTGATGTCGATCACCGACATCGTGATGACGATGCCGGCAATCCCACTGGTCATCGTCATCGCGGCGATCTACCCGCCCCGCGAGGCCTGGCTCGTCGGCGTCATCCTCGCCATCGACGCCTGGCCGGGACTCGCTCGAGCGCTTCGCTCGCAGGTGCTGACGCTCCGGGAGGAGTCCTACGTGGAGGCGTCTCGAACGATGGGCATCCCGTCGACGACGATCCTGAGTCGCGACATCACGCCGCAGTTGATGCCGTACATCCTGATCAACGCCGCACAGGCGGGGCGCAGCGTCATCTTCGAGTCCGTCGCGCTGTACTTCCTCGGTGTGTTGCCGTTCACGACGGCGAACTGGGGGATCATGATGGACACAGCCTACAGCGAAGGGTTCGCGCTGGTCAACATGGCGAACTTCTACCAGATCTTCTGGCCGATGATGGCGGTCGTCATCATCTCGTTCGGATTGATCCTCTTCTCCCAGGGAATGGACCGCGTGTTCAATCCCCGAATCAGGGCACGACACTCGAAGAAGGTCGGCACTGGAGGCGAAGACCAGGAACACTGA
- a CDS encoding ABC transporter ATP-binding protein encodes MTQSKSELEYRKATEEPILEARDVSVTFDMDRGTSRVLDNVSFDVHRDEMLGIIGESGSGKSMFASALLNAVVDPGVATGEITYRPPGEEPVDVLSLTDDQVEKFRWEEIAMVFQGAMSSFNPTMKIRDHFEETIHAHRADMDEQMAHARQLLADLYLDPDRVLDSYPHELSGGMKQRALIALSLVLEPQVLVMDEPTAALDLLMQRSIMNLLDTLQDEYDLTIVFITHDLPLVAGLADRLAVMYAFEFVEYGPSEQIIREAAHPYTRALLKSVPSVDAPLEEMHPIEGESPDPVDTPAGCSYAPRCPISTPKCIDEDPGYHDVDGVQKATCFHWEQSAEAIPYTLGTENVDAQLDQVTVSEEDAVVSLTDLEVHFDQSGFIDRLFDKDMTVRAVDDISLDIKENEVIALVGESGCGKTTLGKTAIGLQEPTGGTVEYRGQDIWEARRGNGEIDFDEIRRSLQIIHQDPGSSLNPTRTVRTSLSAPLKRWRPDLNATDRETVVYNLLERVGMKPAEDYALRYPHQLSGGEKQRVVLLRALLMSPDLILADEAVSALDVSLRVEMMDLMLNLQEMFDTSYLFISHDFSNARYLTEKSGGRIGIMYLGNLVEIGPAAEIIHEPKHPYTKVLRWATPPLDPDAAKEAQSTKPPVREIDIPDPTDPPSGCEFHTRCPEAREVCQREEPALFETDGASVAACFREDETHEYWESDPLYDDESVSVDELH; translated from the coding sequence ATGACACAGTCTAAATCCGAACTCGAGTATCGAAAGGCTACCGAGGAACCGATTCTGGAGGCACGCGACGTGTCCGTAACGTTCGACATGGATCGGGGAACCTCCCGTGTCCTCGATAACGTCAGCTTCGACGTCCACCGCGACGAGATGCTCGGCATCATCGGCGAGAGTGGAAGCGGCAAGTCGATGTTCGCCTCGGCGTTGCTCAACGCGGTCGTCGATCCGGGCGTCGCCACCGGCGAGATCACCTACCGCCCCCCTGGCGAAGAGCCCGTGGACGTCCTCTCGTTGACCGACGACCAGGTCGAGAAGTTCCGCTGGGAAGAGATCGCGATGGTGTTCCAGGGGGCCATGAGCTCGTTCAACCCGACGATGAAGATCAGGGATCACTTCGAAGAGACGATCCACGCTCACCGGGCCGACATGGACGAACAGATGGCTCACGCCCGGCAACTTCTCGCAGACCTCTATCTCGACCCGGATCGCGTACTCGACTCCTACCCCCACGAGCTCTCGGGCGGCATGAAACAGCGCGCGCTTATCGCCCTGAGTCTCGTCCTCGAGCCGCAGGTGCTGGTCATGGACGAGCCGACCGCCGCGCTCGACTTGCTCATGCAGCGGTCGATCATGAACCTCCTGGACACGCTCCAGGACGAGTACGATCTGACCATCGTCTTCATCACCCACGACCTGCCGCTCGTCGCCGGGTTGGCGGATCGACTGGCGGTGATGTACGCGTTCGAGTTCGTCGAGTACGGCCCCAGCGAGCAGATCATTCGCGAGGCGGCCCACCCGTACACGCGAGCCTTGCTGAAGTCCGTCCCGAGCGTCGACGCCCCGCTGGAGGAGATGCACCCGATCGAAGGCGAGAGTCCGGATCCGGTCGACACGCCGGCGGGCTGTTCGTACGCCCCGCGCTGTCCGATCTCGACGCCGAAGTGTATCGACGAGGACCCGGGGTATCACGACGTCGACGGCGTACAGAAGGCGACGTGTTTCCACTGGGAACAGTCAGCGGAGGCGATTCCCTACACGCTCGGAACCGAGAACGTCGATGCCCAGTTAGATCAGGTGACGGTCTCCGAGGAAGACGCCGTCGTGTCGCTGACCGACCTCGAGGTTCACTTCGACCAGTCCGGGTTCATCGACCGGCTCTTCGACAAGGACATGACGGTCCGTGCAGTCGACGACATTTCGCTCGACATCAAGGAGAACGAGGTTATCGCGCTCGTCGGCGAGTCCGGGTGCGGCAAGACGACGCTCGGGAAGACCGCCATCGGCCTCCAGGAGCCGACGGGTGGAACAGTCGAGTATCGAGGGCAGGACATCTGGGAGGCCAGACGCGGCAATGGTGAGATCGACTTCGACGAGATTCGGCGCTCGCTGCAGATCATCCATCAGGACCCGGGTAGCTCGCTCAACCCCACCCGAACCGTTCGGACGAGTCTCTCGGCGCCGTTGAAGCGATGGCGCCCGGACCTCAACGCCACGGATCGGGAGACCGTGGTGTACAACCTTCTCGAGCGGGTCGGCATGAAGCCGGCAGAGGACTACGCCCTTCGCTATCCCCACCAGCTCTCGGGCGGGGAGAAACAGCGCGTCGTTCTCCTGCGGGCGCTCCTGATGAGTCCGGACCTCATCCTGGCCGACGAGGCCGTCAGCGCGCTCGACGTTTCGCTCCGCGTGGAGATGATGGACCTGATGCTCAACCTCCAAGAGATGTTCGATACCTCCTACCTGTTCATCTCTCACGACTTCTCGAACGCGCGGTACCTCACCGAGAAGTCCGGCGGTCGAATCGGGATCATGTACCTGGGTAACCTCGTCGAAATCGGTCCAGCGGCGGAGATTATTCACGAGCCGAAGCACCCGTACACGAAGGTGCTCCGGTGGGCGACGCCGCCCCTCGACCCGGATGCGGCGAAGGAGGCCCAGTCGACCAAACCGCCGGTTCGAGAGATCGACATCCCCGATCCGACGGATCCGCCGAGTGGCTGTGAGTTCCACACGCGCTGTCCGGAGGCCCGGGAAGTCTGCCAGCGCGAGGAACCGGCTCTCTTCGAAACCGACGGCGCCTCGGTTGCGGCCTGTTTCCGGGAGGACGAGACACACGAGTACTGGGAGAGCGACCCGCTGTACGACGACGAGTCGGTGTCGGTCGACGAGTTGCACTGA
- a CDS encoding ABC transporter permease, giving the protein MRQYLDRTRNGLVSLFGVLVGLRYYWERIAHAFVTLFAVTTITFALFRLMPGSPADAMRAEFERRLAGQGQAADPEVIDQMVRVHTGFDPDKPIYIQYVEYLRDVIIYQDFGQSIQYGDPVFDILFAAMPWSIFISVYGLAFGYTANILLGAAMAYKEGSRFDSYSTVGATFLNSVPYYVGAFFFLAFFAYDLGWFPGSGRYSRGLEQGLNPEFMLSIVHHGTLPIMSSFIVGFGGGALAMRGNSVRILGEDYLRVARLRGISSTRIATRYVARNAILPLYTQMMIGIAAIFSSSVVLEYIFTYPGVGWYTYDAIMRRDYPLLMGSFLFFTIVTLIGILIAEFTYGIVDPRAGSGDQSEAY; this is encoded by the coding sequence ATGAGACAGTATCTAGACCGTACCCGGAACGGGCTCGTCTCGCTCTTCGGCGTGCTCGTCGGGTTACGCTACTACTGGGAACGCATTGCTCACGCGTTCGTGACGCTTTTCGCGGTGACGACGATCACGTTCGCCCTGTTTCGGCTGATGCCCGGTAGTCCGGCTGACGCGATGCGCGCGGAGTTCGAGCGTCGGCTGGCAGGACAAGGACAGGCTGCAGATCCCGAAGTTATCGACCAGATGGTTCGAGTTCATACGGGATTCGACCCTGACAAACCCATCTACATCCAGTACGTCGAGTATCTACGGGACGTCATCATCTACCAGGACTTCGGCCAGTCGATCCAGTACGGCGACCCGGTGTTCGACATCCTGTTCGCCGCGATGCCGTGGTCCATCTTCATCAGCGTCTACGGCCTGGCCTTCGGATACACCGCGAACATCCTGCTGGGAGCGGCGATGGCCTACAAGGAGGGGTCGCGCTTCGACAGCTACTCCACGGTGGGCGCCACGTTCCTCAACTCGGTTCCGTACTACGTCGGCGCATTCTTCTTCCTGGCGTTCTTCGCGTACGATCTCGGCTGGTTCCCTGGAAGCGGACGATACAGCAGGGGACTCGAACAGGGACTCAATCCCGAGTTCATGTTGAGCATCGTTCACCACGGAACGCTCCCAATTATGTCGAGTTTCATCGTCGGTTTCGGGGGTGGTGCGCTCGCGATGCGTGGCAATTCCGTGCGTATTCTAGGTGAAGACTACCTTCGCGTTGCCAGGTTGCGGGGGATCAGCTCGACTCGTATCGCGACACGGTACGTCGCACGGAACGCGATCTTGCCGCTGTACACCCAGATGATGATCGGCATCGCCGCCATCTTCTCGAGCAGCGTCGTTCTCGAGTACATCTTCACGTACCCCGGCGTCGGCTGGTACACTTACGACGCGATCATGCGGCGTGACTATCCGCTGCTCATGGGATCGTTCCTGTTCTTCACGATCGTCACGCTCATCGGCATCCTCATCGCGGAGTTCACGTACGGAATCGTCGACCCACGGGCAGGTTCAGGTGATCAGAGTGAAGCATACTGA